In Rissa tridactyla isolate bRisTri1 chromosome 8, bRisTri1.patW.cur.20221130, whole genome shotgun sequence, one genomic interval encodes:
- the NPW gene encoding neuropeptide W, which translates to MARGQLSGGAWGALVLLGLMLPAAPAGAWYKHVASPRYHTVGRASGLLMGVRRSPYLWRRELPAEPPRRPGGAAPAAAPPPPDRPDGETPPPAPPPPAGPGRLLQRLLRRGWGWGGPRPAPARPPPGPRGAQLLPLEDVALFR; encoded by the exons ATGGCGAGGGGGCAGCTGTCGGGGGGCGCCTGGggagccctggtgctgctggggctgatgCTGCCGGCGGCACCGGCGGGCGCTTGGTACAAGCACGTCGCCAGCCCGCGGTACCACACGGTGGGGCGCGCCTCGGGGCTACTCATGGGCGTCCGCCGCTCCCCCTACCTCTGGCGCCGGGAGCTGCCGGCcgagcccccccgccgccccgggggagccgcccccgccgccgccccgccgccccctgaCCGCCCCGACGGGGAgaccccgccgcccgccccgccgccgccggctggTCCCGGCCGCCTCCTGCAGCGCCTGCTCCGgcggggctggggatgggggggtccccgcccggcccccgcccggccgcctcCCGGCCCCCGCGGAGCTCAG CTTCTCCCGCTTGAAGATGTGGCTCTGTTCCGCTGA